In one window of Echeneis naucrates chromosome 17, fEcheNa1.1, whole genome shotgun sequence DNA:
- the cacybp gene encoding calcyclin-binding protein, protein MDLTEQINQLEADLLELGSLLEKSERKRVQELLRQEQKKVEKELSLKRQQKEQQAKRQADPSAASKAAYTVKITNYAWDQSEKFVKIYLTLKDVHKIPSENVEVSFTERSFSVLVKDLDGKNHQMTVLNLLYPIDEKDSYKKIKSDMVLVMCKKQSTKKWDCLTKVEKQSKEKDKPSMDENADPSEGLMSMLKKIYAEGDDEMKRTINKAWSESQEKKIRGEDMMDI, encoded by the exons ATGGATCTAACCGAACAG ATTAACCAATTGGAGGCAGACCTGCTGGAACTAGGGTCCCTCTTGGAAAAGTCAGAGAGGAAGCGAGTGCAGGAACTGCTAAGGCAGGAGCAGAAGAAGGTGGAGAAGGAACTTTCACTGAAACGACAGCAGAAGGAGCAACAAGCCAAGAGACAAGCTGATCCATCTGCAGCATCTAAAGCAGCATACACGGTGAAGATCACCAACTATG CCTGGGACCAGTCAGAGAAATTTGTTAAGATATACCTTACGCTGAAGGATGTGCATAAAATCCCCTCAGAAAATGTGGAAGTCAGCTTTACAGAAAG GTCATTTTCTGTTCTGGTAAAAGATCTAGATGGGAAAAACCACCAGATGACAGTTCTCAATCTGTTATATCCCATTGATGAAAAGGATAGCTACAAAAAG ATAAAATCAGACATGGTCCTGGTCATGTGCAAGAAGCAGTCAACAAAGAAGTGGGACTGCCTAACAAAGGTGGAAAAACAGTCGAAAGAAAAAGA TAAACCCAGTATGGATGAGAATGCTGACCCCAGCGAGGGTCTGATGAGCATGCTGAAGAAGATCTATGCAGAGGGAGATGACGAGATGAAAAGAACCATCAACAAAGCCTGGTCAGAGTCCCAAGAGAAAAAGATTCGAGGAGAAGACATGATGGACATTTAA